Proteins from a genomic interval of Nitrospina gracilis Nb-211:
- a CDS encoding sigma-54 interaction domain-containing protein yields MKQINQFANILTIRNISSLFKTSFEEVDALLKISLETGLDVVGCRNASLLMLNEKTGTLQFYQASGEGSDKLKMVELPLGVGIAGIVAKTGEPIISNNVRKDERWFREVSDMTDMDVQSIACFPLMLDDKVLGVVQMLDKEDDSPFDEADHVFLDRFSRMMALFLNFTRNNEILGEEFDRLQEKYRQRYSIVGESNPLRRAISQAERVASSKAAVLISGESGTGKELFAHLIHDRSSRQTQPFVSISCGALPGSILERELFGHEKGAFTGADSRKIGLFEAADKGTLFLDEIGEMPLDMQVKLLRVIQEESFMRLGGTTQTQVDVRIVSATNRDLEKMVNEGTFRQDLFYRLNVINIELPPLRDRREDIQDLLHYFIRKHTPEGQSPKKVPKGLVSYLEGYHWPGNIRQLENAVERAIVLEEDDELKPDSFPFESTKAPLDVEVGATLKDATDAFRRSFILNTLKSTSGNRTKAAQILDVQRSYLSRLIKELNIA; encoded by the coding sequence ATGAAACAGATCAATCAATTCGCCAACATTCTGACAATCCGCAACATCTCGTCCCTGTTCAAGACCTCGTTCGAGGAGGTGGACGCCCTGCTCAAGATCTCGCTGGAGACGGGACTGGACGTGGTGGGGTGCCGCAACGCATCGTTGCTGATGCTGAACGAAAAGACCGGCACCCTGCAATTCTACCAGGCGTCGGGCGAGGGCTCGGACAAGCTCAAGATGGTGGAGTTGCCGCTCGGCGTGGGCATCGCCGGCATCGTGGCCAAAACGGGCGAACCGATCATTTCCAACAACGTGCGCAAGGACGAGCGTTGGTTCCGCGAGGTCAGCGACATGACCGACATGGACGTGCAATCCATTGCCTGCTTTCCCTTGATGCTGGACGACAAGGTGCTGGGCGTGGTGCAGATGCTGGACAAGGAGGACGATTCCCCGTTCGACGAAGCCGATCACGTGTTCCTCGACCGCTTCTCACGGATGATGGCGCTGTTCCTGAACTTCACCCGCAACAACGAGATTCTGGGTGAGGAGTTCGACCGCCTGCAGGAGAAATACCGCCAGCGCTACTCCATCGTCGGCGAAAGCAACCCCCTGCGCCGCGCCATCAGCCAGGCGGAGCGGGTGGCCAGTTCCAAGGCGGCGGTATTGATCTCCGGCGAAAGCGGCACCGGCAAGGAACTGTTCGCACATCTCATTCACGACCGCAGTTCCCGGCAGACGCAGCCGTTCGTCTCCATCAGTTGCGGCGCGCTTCCGGGGTCGATTCTGGAACGCGAGCTGTTCGGCCACGAAAAGGGCGCGTTCACCGGCGCGGACAGCCGCAAGATCGGCCTGTTCGAAGCGGCGGACAAGGGCACGCTGTTTCTCGATGAGATCGGCGAGATGCCGCTCGACATGCAGGTCAAGCTGTTGCGCGTCATCCAGGAGGAATCGTTCATGCGCCTGGGCGGCACCACGCAGACACAGGTGGACGTGCGCATCGTCTCCGCCACCAACCGCGACCTGGAAAAGATGGTGAATGAGGGGACCTTCCGCCAGGACCTGTTCTACCGCCTGAACGTCATCAACATCGAACTGCCGCCGCTGCGCGACCGCCGCGAGGACATCCAGGATCTCCTGCACTACTTCATCCGCAAGCACACACCGGAGGGGCAATCGCCCAAGAAAGTGCCGAAGGGGCTGGTCTCGTACCTGGAAGGCTATCACTGGCCGGGCAACATCCGGCAGTTGGAAAACGCGGTGGAACGCGCCATCGTTCTGGAAGAAGACGACGAGTTGAAGCCCGACAGTTTTCCTTTTGAATCGACCAAGGCCCCGCTGGACGTGGAAGTCGGCGCCACGCTGAAAGACGCCACCGACGCCTTTCGCCGCTCCTTCATCCTGAACACCCTCAAATCCACCAGCGGCAACCGCACCAAGGCGGCGCAGATTCTGGACGTGCAGCGGTCTTACCTGTCACGGCTGATCAAGGAGCTGAATATCGCCTGA
- a CDS encoding HDOD domain-containing protein, which translates to MNTVTARDFIRKQDKVYALSRNFFAIYDVLTDPDKSFRDIGRIIGCDAGFSARLLKIVNSPFYGFERKIESLDHAIALVGTESLADLLFAMSVIQTFRGVPHDLFNEDQFWRHSVACGVLAKRLAMRMGRDRPGRYYLVGVLHDMGRILLCVREPTAVSAILTQQAAEGQNLCKLEREQFGFDHAELGAVLFETWKLPPMHVEVTRYHHRPEEAGEYREDARILAMADHLCHAMEFSPDMESGNRTLPDSYWANLDLIPEMIPSLKKQVQPEFESLLDLVV; encoded by the coding sequence GTGAATACCGTGACCGCGCGGGACTTTATCCGCAAGCAGGATAAGGTTTATGCGCTTTCAAGAAACTTTTTCGCCATCTACGACGTACTGACCGATCCTGACAAATCCTTCCGCGACATCGGCCGCATCATCGGGTGCGATGCCGGTTTCTCCGCCCGCCTGCTCAAAATCGTCAACAGTCCCTTTTACGGATTCGAACGCAAGATCGAAAGCCTCGACCACGCCATCGCGCTGGTGGGAACCGAATCCCTCGCCGACCTGCTGTTTGCCATGTCGGTGATCCAGACCTTCCGCGGCGTGCCGCACGACCTGTTCAACGAAGACCAGTTCTGGCGGCACAGCGTCGCCTGCGGCGTGCTGGCCAAACGGCTGGCCATGCGGATGGGACGCGACCGCCCCGGCCGGTATTACCTGGTGGGGGTTCTGCACGACATGGGCCGCATCCTCCTGTGCGTGCGCGAGCCGACGGCGGTTTCCGCCATCCTCACGCAACAGGCCGCTGAAGGGCAGAACCTGTGCAAGCTGGAACGCGAGCAGTTCGGGTTCGACCATGCGGAACTGGGCGCGGTGTTGTTTGAAACATGGAAACTGCCGCCCATGCATGTCGAGGTCACCCGCTACCACCACCGCCCGGAAGAAGCGGGAGAATACCGCGAGGACGCGCGCATTCTGGCCATGGCCGATCACCTGTGCCACGCAATGGAATTCAGCCCGGACATGGAATCGGGCAACCGCACCCTCCCCGACTCCTACTGGGCGAATCTCGACCTCATTCCGGAAATGATCCCCTCGCTTAAAAAACAAGTGCAACCGGAATTCGAATCCCTGCTGGACCTGGTGGTCTGA
- the folD gene encoding bifunctional methylenetetrahydrofolate dehydrogenase/methenyltetrahydrofolate cyclohydrolase FolD gives MTLIDGKLVSSVIKDRVQAEVAELKNKTGKVPGLAVVLVGDDPASAVYVKNKNKTCENMGFQSLSHNLPADTDEATLLKLVDDLNRDDSVHGILVQLPLPKQIDSQRVLEAIDPRKDVDGFHPVNVGHLTSGVKTLAPCTPAGIIEMLDHYKIDIEGKRAVIIGRSNIVGKPMAMLLLQRNATVTICHSRTKDLPAVAREADIVVGAIGKPRFVTADFIKDGAVVIDVGINRVDGKLVGDVDFDNVAEKCSYITPVPGGVGPMTIAMLMQNTLTAFKTIHNL, from the coding sequence ATGACACTCATCGACGGCAAGCTCGTCTCCTCGGTCATCAAGGACCGCGTCCAGGCCGAAGTGGCGGAGCTTAAAAATAAAACCGGCAAGGTGCCGGGTCTGGCGGTGGTGCTGGTCGGCGACGATCCGGCCTCCGCCGTGTACGTGAAAAACAAAAACAAGACCTGCGAGAACATGGGGTTCCAGTCCCTGTCGCACAACCTGCCTGCGGATACGGACGAAGCCACTTTATTGAAGCTGGTGGACGATCTGAACCGGGACGATTCCGTCCACGGCATCCTCGTGCAGTTGCCCCTGCCCAAGCAGATCGACTCGCAACGCGTGCTGGAGGCCATCGATCCGCGCAAGGACGTGGATGGCTTTCATCCGGTGAACGTCGGCCACCTGACTTCCGGGGTCAAAACGCTTGCCCCGTGCACGCCCGCTGGTATCATAGAAATGCTGGATCATTACAAGATCGATATCGAAGGCAAGCGCGCGGTGATCATCGGCCGGAGTAACATCGTCGGCAAGCCGATGGCGATGCTGCTGCTCCAGCGCAACGCGACGGTCACCATCTGCCATTCGCGCACAAAGGATTTGCCGGCGGTGGCTAGAGAAGCGGACATCGTGGTCGGCGCCATCGGCAAACCGCGGTTCGTCACCGCCGATTTCATTAAAGACGGCGCAGTGGTCATCGACGTCGGCATCAACCGCGTGGACGGCAAGCTGGTCGGCGATGTCGATTTCGACAACGTGGCGGAAAAGTGTTCGTACATCACTCCCGTGCCTGGCGGCGTGGGACCCATGACCATCGCCATGCTCATGCAGAACACGCTGACCGCGTTCAAGACCATCCACAACCTGTGA
- the xseA gene encoding exodeoxyribonuclease VII large subunit, whose product MAQSSPQPFGDTPLEDESGHVFTVTELTRTIRSLLEEAFDMVWVEGEISNYVVANSGHAYFSLKDDKAQVRCVFFRGNRQRTKFQPADGDQVLVCGRLNVYEPRGEYQIVVDSLEPRGLGALQKAFEQLKEKLQKEGLFDEARKKSIPEFPWRIGIVTSPTGAAIRDLLNVITRRNPKVSVLLYPVRVQGDGSAEEIAEAIRHMNTIEDLDVLIVGRGGGSIEDLWAFNEEVVARAIFASELPVISAVGHEIDFTIADFVADLRAPTPSAAAELAVPRLKDVMEDLSWLINSLIDGMEDEIGEYRDHLRRLIDRRFFREPQRILEQPAQRLDEMTQRLLRGLDQWVVVQRNRAVNTVHRLMQASPQWDLKHGEDKRANLEHRLVKQMASQFRWHRQQFEGVAKNLNALSPLSILDRGYSITTDTASGKAVKEAQQMKPGDKVEVRLSKGKLDCTVDGTKE is encoded by the coding sequence ATGGCTCAGTCCTCCCCGCAACCCTTCGGCGATACCCCTCTCGAGGATGAAAGCGGCCACGTCTTCACCGTCACCGAACTCACGCGCACCATCCGCTCGCTTCTGGAAGAGGCATTCGACATGGTGTGGGTGGAGGGCGAAATCTCCAACTACGTCGTCGCCAACTCCGGCCACGCCTACTTCAGCCTGAAAGACGACAAGGCCCAGGTGCGCTGTGTGTTCTTCCGTGGCAACCGCCAGCGCACCAAGTTCCAGCCCGCCGACGGCGACCAGGTGCTGGTGTGCGGACGGCTGAATGTGTACGAACCGAGAGGCGAGTATCAAATCGTCGTGGACTCGCTGGAACCGCGCGGGCTCGGCGCCCTGCAGAAAGCGTTCGAACAGCTAAAAGAAAAACTGCAAAAAGAAGGCCTGTTTGACGAGGCCAGGAAAAAGTCCATTCCCGAATTCCCGTGGCGCATCGGCATCGTGACCTCACCTACTGGGGCCGCCATCCGCGATCTGCTGAACGTCATCACCCGGCGCAACCCGAAGGTGTCGGTGCTCCTCTACCCGGTGCGGGTGCAGGGCGACGGGTCGGCGGAGGAAATCGCCGAAGCCATCCGCCACATGAACACCATCGAGGACCTGGACGTGTTGATTGTCGGACGCGGCGGCGGCTCGATCGAAGACCTGTGGGCGTTCAACGAGGAAGTGGTGGCGCGCGCCATCTTCGCGTCGGAGTTGCCGGTGATTTCCGCCGTCGGGCACGAAATCGATTTCACCATCGCCGATTTCGTCGCCGACCTGCGCGCGCCCACGCCGTCCGCCGCCGCGGAACTTGCCGTGCCGCGTCTCAAGGACGTGATGGAGGATCTGAGCTGGCTCATCAATTCGCTGATCGACGGCATGGAGGATGAGATCGGCGAGTACAGGGATCACCTCAGGCGGCTCATCGACCGGCGTTTTTTCCGCGAGCCGCAACGCATTTTGGAACAGCCCGCACAGCGGCTGGATGAAATGACACAACGCCTTCTGCGCGGACTCGACCAATGGGTCGTGGTGCAGAGAAACCGCGCCGTCAACACCGTGCACCGGCTCATGCAGGCATCGCCGCAGTGGGACCTCAAACACGGCGAGGACAAGCGTGCCAACCTCGAGCATCGTCTGGTGAAACAGATGGCGTCGCAGTTCCGCTGGCACCGCCAGCAATTCGAAGGCGTCGCCAAAAATTTAAACGCGCTGAGTCCGCTTTCGATTCTCGACCGCGGCTACAGCATCACCACCGACACCGCATCCGGCAAGGCGGTGAAGGAGGCACAGCAGATGAAGCCGGGCGACAAAGTGGAGGTGCGTCTGTCGAAAGGCAAACTCGACTGCACGGTGGACGGAACGAAGGAGTGA
- a CDS encoding exodeoxyribonuclease VII small subunit, with product MAEMKFEKALQRLEQIVAELEKGELDIDKSLQIFEEGIKMSRICSKKLQEAEQKIEKLTRNQKGELVAELFGGDAAMDDDDEDDDDEEDE from the coding sequence ATGGCGGAGATGAAGTTTGAAAAGGCGTTGCAACGGTTGGAGCAGATCGTCGCCGAGCTGGAAAAAGGCGAGCTCGACATCGACAAGTCGCTCCAGATTTTTGAAGAAGGCATCAAGATGTCGCGCATCTGTTCCAAGAAACTGCAGGAAGCAGAGCAGAAGATCGAAAAGCTGACGCGCAACCAGAAGGGCGAACTGGTGGCGGAGCTGTTCGGCGGCGACGCGGCCATGGATGATGACGACGAAGACGACGATGACGAAGAAGACGAATAA